Part of the Desulfoplanes formicivorans genome is shown below.
CAAGATACAAAAATATTGATTTCAGTTGGAAGAAACCATGCTATAAAAGGGTATGCTTATGGAATAAAAGCGTTTAGCGCTTTGTTAAAAAAAGGCGTAAGCGATATGGCTTACGTTTTGATTGGTAAAAATACACATACATTGAATCCAATGATAAACGATCTGGGGTTACAAAAAAAAATTTTTGTAATCCCAGAACAAAATTTTGATGCAATCCGACGTTGCTATCGTTCCGCATGGGCTTTTTTTTCACCTTCCATCAGTGAAGGACTGAGTTTGGTAAGTCTGGAGGCCATGGCTTCCGGACTACCCTTGGTCATGACAAATGCTTCTGGAAACGAGGATGTTGTTCTGGAAAACGATTGTGGAATAATAGTTGAAAAAAAAGACTATAATTCGATGGCTAATGGAATTTTTGAGCTATATAATGAAAATAAATTATATAATAAATTTTCAAATAACGCTTTTGTCAATTCAAAAAAGTATGATTGGGATTTGATTGCAAGTAAATACATCGATGTTTTTAATCGCATATGATTTTGAGTTGACTTTGTAAGTTGATGATAATCTATTGTTTGTAAATAATATAGAAGGTTTATGATAAAAATATGTCTCATATCTTTTAATGCGTTGCCAATTTTGATGAATAATAAAAAATCATCAATGGGTGGTGCCGAACTTCAATTTGTTTTGCTTGCAAATCATTTGGCTTATCATTCATTTTCAGTTGATTTTATTGTAAATGGAGAAGGACAGGAAACATCCTTTATTAAAAACAAAATCAAAATACACAGCCTTTTTTTGAAGTACCTAAAAGGGAAAAAAAAGAACATTTTTTGCGATTGGATAAAACTTTTTTTATGTCTTCGTAAAATTGATGCTGATATTTACATGATCAAGACCCCAAGACACCTTTTGTTTTTACTGGCCGTGTTCAATTTTTTTTATAACAAAAAAATTGTTTTTGTCGGGCAGATTGATGAAGACGTTATGCCTTCCAGAGTCTTAGCCAAGGACGGAGTTATCGGTCTGATTTTATACAGATTGGGTTTGACCAATATTTCATTTACCATTGCACAAAATTATTGCCAGCTGAAAGGGTTTGTCTGTTCATTCAATCAAAGAAGTGTTTTGGTTAGAAATTATACTTCGTTGAATGAACCTTGTTGCAGTGCGAAGAAAAAGTATATTCTCTGGGTCGGGAATAACCATGCCAAGAAACATCCTGAACTTTTTATAAAACTAGCTCAAGAGTTGCCTGAATTCCATTTTGTCATGATAATGTCGACGACCCCACAAAAGCCACATGACGATGATATTATCGAAATGACTCGTTCAATGACAAATATAAGCTATCTTGGATATATTCCTTTTTCTTCGATAGGCAGATATTTTTGTGAAGCATCATTGTTTGTTGGAACATCTGATATGGAGGGTTTTCCAAATACATACCTCCAGGCATGGCAAACAAAAACACCTGTAGTCAGTTTATATGTTGATCCTGATTGTGTAATAACAACATATAACCTAGGTAAAGTTTCTAAAACATTTGAACAGTTATGTGTCGATGTCAAAACAATGATGATAAACAAATCTGAAAGATTACTCATAGGTGATAATTGCTTTGAATATATCGGAAAGTTCCATTCACAACAAATTGTTACTCAAAAATATATGTCTTTTTTTAACTATCTGATGAAATATGATGACTAACAAAGCAGCTGCCAGGTCCACAAATTTTGGAAAACTAATCACCCTTCGGCTAAATACCGACTTTTCAACTCTGTAGCAGGGTCAAATGTTTTATCTGTGGACACCGATTTCTAACCGTGAGAAAATAAATTGGACGCAAATAGAGAACTTAAAATTGTAATGATTCATTGGGGATTAATTCCTGGTGGTGTTTCAAAATATGCAAAAAGCATTGAAAATATAGATAAATATAACAAAATACAAAGCACAACAATCATTATCAATAATGAAAAATGGATATTTGATAGTCGTTTCAGTGATGGGGTGAATCATTCATTGATTATGATTAAAGGAAGATGGGATGCTACATGGGTTAAAAAATTAAGAGATATGGTAAAAAAAGAAAAACCTGATTGTATATTTATTTTTGGATTCAATGGTGGTTTGGCTGCTTTTTTGGCTACTATTGGGTTGAATATCCCGATCTTGGCATCATGGCATGGAAGCTATTATCCTTCAAGTTGTATGCAAAAGATAAGAGCTCCTTTTGTAGAAATCATAGAGAGAGTAATATATAAGTATGTTGTTAAGCATGTCATTGCCGTATCAAAGTACGCAGCTCACATGTTGGAAGAAAAAGGAATACCACAACAGAAAATTACAATTATTCATAATGGAATTTCTAACGATTTAACAACGTATGCAAAATCAGAAAAAAATGAAAATATAATCTCATTTAATCAACATCGTGTAATGGTTGGTACATGTTGCAGATTAAGCGAACAAAAAGGGTTGAAATGGTTTTTGGATGCCATTGCTTTGGTGAAAAAAAAAGATCCGACTGTGAAGTTTATCATCTGGGGTGACGGTCCTCAAAAGCAAGAACTGAAAAAAAAATCTATTGAATTGCAGATTGATGATGTTCTTGAGTTTCCAGGATATGTTAAGGATATCAATACATGTCTTGCGAAACTTGATATATTTGTCATGTCTTCATATGTAGAGTATTTTTCTATTGCTCTTTTAGAAGCGATGAGAGCCGGATTGGCAATTCTCGCCACGGATGCCGGGGGAAATCCAGAGGCCGTTCGTCACGGCAAAGAGGGCCTGCTGACTCCAGTAGATGCACCTCAAGAATTTGCCGATTCTCTTCTAAGATTAGTCAATTCAAAATCATTAAGAAATGAGTTGGGGAAAAATGCTCAACGCAGATTTGAAAATACATTCACAGAAGACCAGATGATTCAAAAAACTGCAGACTGGTTTTTAAAATCAATTAACGATATTGCTTGAGAATGATATGTTTTTGTTTCTATAAAACACTTACTATTTGTTTTGTATATGTATATGATTTAATTTTGTTGTTGAATAATAAATATAATACAATATTTTTAGAAAGTAGTTTTTGATACATATTGAAAAAGAAAGCGTATCAAAAGCTACTTTTTTATTTGAGAAAGAGGAGTTTGTTGTTATGCAAGTATTTTTTGCTTGATGCGTTGTATTTTTGAAGACAATGTTTTGCTTGTTGTGGTGCTCAATACGGTAAGCCATGAGAGATAGAAAAATAATGTGCACAAGATCAATAAATGTATTCTCCTGGTTTGTGAATGTTTTCTGCAAGCCCACTGATGTGGGATTTGGAGGCGTTGTCTGTATGTCCGCAAGTCGGTAGCAAGCCTGGTTGATTCCCACGCACCATCCGTAACATGATTTGGGCAGTTGGTTTCAAAGAAACATTATCATCTCACGCAAACAAGCGATCGTTTTCATGTCACGAGGATATCTCCGCCCTAACAGTTGCATCCAAGGCTGGTGAATGCAGACTGCAGAGTTTCTATAATGTAAAATGAAGCATATAAAAGCAGGGAAAAACATGATTCGGAATAAAAAACAATTATGTGAGTATCTAAGGGCTGATGCGGCAGCGTTAGGATTAGAAGGTAAAAATCCTTTAACAACCATAAATTTAATCTGGCGTTATCAGATTGTATTGCGAAAAATCGAATATTATATCAATTCTGAAAAGAGTAAAAAAATATTTTTTAGACCTTTTTACTATTTGCAACGTATTCAATTTGAAGTTTTGGGAATATTATTGGGATTTACAATTCCACCGAACGTTTTTGGACCTGGGTTGGCCATTGTTCATCGAGGCACCATTGTCGTTAATGGAAATGCTCGTGTAGGATCGCATTGCAGAATACATGTTTGTGTAAATATTGGTGCA
Proteins encoded:
- a CDS encoding glycosyltransferase, which codes for MNNKKSSMGGAELQFVLLANHLAYHSFSVDFIVNGEGQETSFIKNKIKIHSLFLKYLKGKKKNIFCDWIKLFLCLRKIDADIYMIKTPRHLLFLLAVFNFFYNKKIVFVGQIDEDVMPSRVLAKDGVIGLILYRLGLTNISFTIAQNYCQLKGFVCSFNQRSVLVRNYTSLNEPCCSAKKKYILWVGNNHAKKHPELFIKLAQELPEFHFVMIMSTTPQKPHDDDIIEMTRSMTNISYLGYIPFSSIGRYFCEASLFVGTSDMEGFPNTYLQAWQTKTPVVSLYVDPDCVITTYNLGKVSKTFEQLCVDVKTMMINKSERLLIGDNCFEYIGKFHSQQIVTQKYMSFFNYLMKYDD
- a CDS encoding glycosyltransferase family 4 protein; amino-acid sequence: MDANRELKIVMIHWGLIPGGVSKYAKSIENIDKYNKIQSTTIIINNEKWIFDSRFSDGVNHSLIMIKGRWDATWVKKLRDMVKKEKPDCIFIFGFNGGLAAFLATIGLNIPILASWHGSYYPSSCMQKIRAPFVEIIERVIYKYVVKHVIAVSKYAAHMLEEKGIPQQKITIIHNGISNDLTTYAKSEKNENIISFNQHRVMVGTCCRLSEQKGLKWFLDAIALVKKKDPTVKFIIWGDGPQKQELKKKSIELQIDDVLEFPGYVKDINTCLAKLDIFVMSSYVEYFSIALLEAMRAGLAILATDAGGNPEAVRHGKEGLLTPVDAPQEFADSLLRLVNSKSLRNELGKNAQRRFENTFTEDQMIQKTADWFLKSINDIA
- a CDS encoding serine O-acetyltransferase gives rise to the protein MIRNKKQLCEYLRADAAALGLEGKNPLTTINLIWRYQIVLRKIEYYINSEKSKKIFFRPFYYLQRIQFEVLGILLGFTIPPNVFGPGLAIVHRGTIVVNGNARVGSHCRIHVCVNIGASGGNTEAPQIGDNVYIGPGVKVFGNIKIADNITIGANAVVNKNFSHLMLPLQVFLRVYLILNRLFLNRAEIPVLACIFHKNKQFIN